In Picosynechococcus sp. PCC 7002, the following are encoded in one genomic region:
- a CDS encoding sensor domain-containing diguanylate cyclase: MDFLRLLHSRWLRWFGLNICLAIAYAWTAEISLIFTTLPGTVASVWLPSGLTLGLILLFGNKILPSIALGSLWVISFDLIERDPNISIQAFFWVNFGCIAGNLVQPLLARFILKKYSQSRHFFNQVRGVLTYITAATLSPMASAFIGVTSIVFAERMEWGQYGLNWFTWWLASTLAHLIFTPVILLGKDFFSRKIPYHVIEMLLILAVFISVSWSIFIQSYPVAYLLLLILNWTVFRYGAFVSSLLVSIVSILAIYTTAHGLGVFVLESQNQSLLFLQSFMGVFALSSLLLSAVVEERSRAQTSLKKALDNSTKLILERTKELRRSEALLRQTNQELQKLVHLDGLTQIANRRCFNQRLTAEWHRLYREQKPLALILFDVDYFKRYNDSYGHQQGDECLIQIAQAVKHLLKRPADLVARYGGEEFVVVLPNTTQEGATIVAKRIRRTVLELQIAHNATEINEAIVTVSLGVVSGIPQSQEKPLTFVKKADQALYLAKQQGRNRIVVAGESEFPHLP; encoded by the coding sequence ATGGATTTTCTCCGACTGCTACACAGTCGATGGCTGCGATGGTTCGGCCTCAATATCTGCTTGGCGATCGCCTATGCCTGGACCGCGGAAATCAGTCTAATTTTTACCACCCTGCCGGGAACCGTCGCTTCAGTATGGCTTCCTTCGGGATTGACATTGGGTTTAATTCTTCTTTTTGGCAATAAAATCTTACCGAGTATTGCCCTAGGTTCCCTTTGGGTTATTTCTTTTGATTTGATCGAACGGGATCCAAATATTAGTATTCAGGCTTTCTTTTGGGTCAACTTTGGTTGCATTGCTGGCAATTTAGTACAACCTCTGTTAGCCCGTTTTATCCTGAAAAAATATTCCCAGAGCCGACATTTTTTTAATCAAGTTCGGGGCGTTTTAACCTACATCACGGCTGCAACCCTTTCGCCAATGGCCTCTGCATTTATTGGTGTCACCAGTATTGTGTTTGCAGAACGTATGGAATGGGGACAGTATGGCTTAAATTGGTTTACTTGGTGGCTGGCGAGCACTTTAGCTCACTTGATTTTCACCCCGGTAATTCTCCTGGGGAAGGACTTTTTTAGCCGAAAAATCCCCTACCATGTCATCGAGATGTTGCTGATTTTAGCTGTTTTCATCAGTGTGAGCTGGAGTATTTTTATTCAAAGTTATCCCGTTGCTTACCTATTGCTGCTGATTTTAAATTGGACAGTGTTTCGCTACGGTGCTTTTGTGTCAAGCCTATTGGTCAGCATTGTTTCTATCTTGGCTATTTATACAACTGCCCATGGTTTGGGTGTCTTTGTTTTAGAGTCCCAAAATCAATCTTTATTGTTTTTACAGTCCTTTATGGGGGTATTTGCCCTCAGTTCTCTGCTCCTCTCAGCGGTCGTGGAAGAACGGAGCCGCGCCCAAACTTCCCTAAAGAAAGCTCTGGATAATTCCACAAAGCTCATTTTAGAAAGAACAAAAGAATTACGTCGTAGTGAAGCACTCCTCCGGCAGACCAACCAAGAATTACAAAAATTAGTCCATTTAGACGGTTTAACTCAAATTGCCAACCGACGTTGTTTTAATCAACGGCTCACGGCGGAGTGGCATCGTCTCTACCGCGAGCAAAAACCCCTCGCTTTAATTCTTTTTGATGTGGACTACTTCAAGCGCTACAACGATTCCTATGGTCACCAACAGGGAGATGAATGTCTGATTCAAATTGCCCAAGCAGTGAAACACCTCCTCAAACGACCGGCAGATTTGGTGGCCCGCTATGGGGGAGAGGAGTTTGTGGTTGTCTTACCGAATACGACTCAGGAAGGCGCAACCATCGTCGCCAAGCGGATTCGACGAACTGTTTTAGAGCTTCAGATTGCCCACAATGCAACGGAGATAAATGAGGCAATTGTTACCGTCAGCCTTGGTGTTGTCAGTGGTATCCCCCAGAGCCAGGAAAAACCCCTAACGTTTGTGAAAAAAGCTGACCAAGCCCTCTATTTAGCCAAACAACAGGGGCGTAATCGCATTGTTGTCGCCGGAGAGTCTGAGTTTCCCCATTTGCCCTAG
- a CDS encoding DNA cytosine methyltransferase produces the protein MNQRPLAIDLFAGCGGMSLGLEAAGFDVVAAVEIDPVHALVHEVNFPYGVTFCRDIRHLQWPEMRQAIERRGYSTADIDLLTGGPPCQGFSVMGKRQLGDPRNQLIFEYVRLLRDIQPKYFIFENVQGLTGQRHQGMLKQLCQSLGEAGYHVLPPQVLNGADYGAPQRRKRLILLGYRRDVPSVAYPAPSHGPGLAPYVTVHEAIADLETIPVFTDIDRGIVPPEPLGTFGRSLHEQFRHCHSRHLEPNFLWGHLGSQHQPEIQARFRATPPGKKEAISRLFKLDAQGLSNTLRAGTPTEKGSFTAPRPIHYQLPRCISIREAARLHTFPDWFQFHRKVWHGFREIGNAVLPLLAQKIAQEIIHTLDIQPDLLPQKTIHITQTDALWYPLGQASQYWEIPRHLVPRRRRLSPP, from the coding sequence GTGAACCAAAGGCCCCTAGCCATTGATTTGTTTGCCGGATGCGGCGGAATGTCCCTGGGGCTAGAAGCGGCGGGCTTTGATGTGGTCGCAGCGGTAGAGATTGATCCCGTCCATGCCCTCGTTCACGAAGTAAATTTTCCCTATGGCGTCACCTTTTGCCGGGATATTCGCCACCTGCAATGGCCAGAAATGCGCCAAGCCATCGAACGGCGGGGCTATTCAACGGCAGACATTGATTTACTCACGGGTGGCCCTCCCTGCCAGGGATTTTCGGTGATGGGCAAACGACAATTGGGTGACCCGCGCAATCAATTGATCTTTGAATATGTCCGTCTGTTACGGGACATTCAACCCAAATATTTCATTTTTGAAAATGTCCAGGGCCTGACTGGGCAACGCCACCAAGGGATGCTAAAACAGCTTTGCCAATCTTTAGGTGAGGCTGGCTACCATGTTTTGCCCCCCCAGGTGCTCAATGGTGCTGACTATGGTGCTCCCCAACGACGTAAACGCTTAATTCTCTTGGGATATCGTCGGGATGTTCCCTCGGTGGCCTATCCAGCGCCGAGCCATGGCCCCGGCCTAGCACCCTATGTTACTGTCCACGAGGCGATCGCCGATTTAGAAACTATCCCTGTTTTTACAGACATTGACCGGGGCATTGTCCCCCCCGAACCTTTGGGAACCTTTGGGCGATCGCTCCATGAGCAGTTTCGCCATTGCCATTCCCGCCACCTAGAACCTAATTTTCTCTGGGGCCACCTTGGTTCTCAGCATCAACCCGAAATCCAAGCCCGTTTCCGAGCCACTCCCCCTGGCAAAAAAGAAGCCATTAGTCGCCTCTTTAAGCTGGATGCCCAGGGTCTCAGCAATACTTTACGGGCCGGCACTCCCACCGAAAAAGGCTCCTTTACGGCTCCTAGGCCGATTCATTACCAACTGCCCCGCTGTATTTCGATTCGCGAAGCTGCCCGCCTACATACCTTCCCCGATTGGTTTCAGTTTCATCGCAAGGTTTGGCATGGCTTCCGGGAAATTGGTAATGCCGTGCTGCCGCTCTTGGCCCAAAAAATTGCCCAAGAAATTATTCACACCTTAGACATTCAGCCGGATTTGCTCCCCCAAAAAACAATTCATATTACCCAAACTGATGCTTTATGGTATCCCCTTGGGCAAGCTAGTCAATATTGGGAAATTCCGCGACATTTAGTGCCACGCCGTCGCCGTCTTTCTCCACCTTAA
- the murD gene encoding UDP-N-acetylmuramoyl-L-alanine--D-glutamate ligase, whose amino-acid sequence MAQALVIGIGRSGIAAARLLKRQGWEVVLGDRQTDESLVAVQQELSAQGIMVKLGHTPSLKEGDRPDLIVVSPGVPWDIPFLKEARDQGIDTIGEMELAWRNLDQKPWVGITGTNGKTTTTALVEAIFQVAGRGGPACGNIGHAACELALGEATPEWIVAEISSYQIESAPTLRPQIGVWTTFTPDHLARHYTLDNYHSIKASLIQRSRRQVLNGDDPFLRSQAEQWPDAYWTSIKGAEHLPCDPKRGVFIQDAWVKAFGELVIPVSLLKMVGDHNLQNLLLAIAAARLANIDKGAIAEAIATFPGVPHRLEFICQHQGVDFINDSKATNYDAAEVGLNAAPGPVILIAGGEPKAGNAGAWIEKIKEKAATVLLIGEAAPQFAQLLQESDYTQYEIVETLEKAIARSVALIPTYQPKTVLLSPACASFDQYRSFEHRGDHFRHLCQAL is encoded by the coding sequence ATGGCTCAGGCGCTCGTCATTGGCATTGGTCGTTCGGGAATTGCGGCAGCACGGCTTTTAAAGCGGCAAGGTTGGGAGGTGGTCTTAGGCGATCGCCAAACGGATGAATCCCTCGTGGCAGTGCAACAGGAGCTGTCGGCCCAAGGGATTATGGTCAAACTCGGCCATACCCCCAGTTTGAAAGAAGGCGATCGCCCGGATTTAATCGTCGTCAGTCCGGGGGTGCCCTGGGATATTCCTTTTCTGAAAGAGGCGCGGGATCAAGGCATTGACACCATCGGCGAAATGGAATTGGCCTGGCGCAATCTGGATCAAAAACCCTGGGTCGGCATTACAGGCACCAATGGTAAAACCACCACTACGGCCCTGGTAGAAGCGATTTTTCAGGTAGCGGGTCGGGGCGGCCCTGCCTGCGGGAATATTGGCCATGCCGCCTGCGAGCTTGCGTTGGGAGAAGCCACCCCGGAGTGGATCGTGGCCGAAATTAGTAGCTATCAGATCGAATCTGCGCCGACCCTGCGTCCCCAAATTGGTGTGTGGACGACCTTCACGCCAGACCACCTCGCCCGCCACTACACCCTCGACAATTATCACAGCATTAAAGCGTCCCTCATTCAGCGTAGTCGTCGCCAGGTCTTAAATGGAGATGATCCGTTTTTGCGATCGCAGGCAGAGCAATGGCCCGACGCCTATTGGACAAGCATCAAGGGAGCAGAACATTTACCGTGCGATCCTAAACGGGGGGTATTTATCCAGGATGCTTGGGTGAAAGCCTTTGGGGAATTGGTAATTCCGGTTTCTCTACTCAAAATGGTCGGCGACCATAATCTCCAGAATTTACTCTTGGCGATCGCCGCCGCCCGGTTAGCAAATATTGACAAAGGGGCGATCGCCGAGGCTATTGCTACTTTTCCTGGGGTGCCCCATCGTCTTGAGTTCATTTGCCAGCACCAGGGGGTTGATTTTATCAACGACAGTAAAGCAACGAACTATGATGCTGCTGAGGTGGGCTTAAATGCGGCCCCTGGCCCGGTGATTCTCATTGCTGGGGGCGAACCCAAAGCAGGCAATGCTGGGGCCTGGATCGAAAAAATTAAAGAAAAGGCAGCGACGGTGCTTTTAATTGGTGAGGCGGCCCCCCAGTTTGCTCAGTTACTCCAAGAGAGCGATTACACCCAGTACGAAATCGTTGAAACCCTAGAAAAGGCGATCGCCCGCAGTGTTGCCTTAATTCCGACCTATCAACCGAAAACGGTGCTTCTTTCTCCCGCCTGTGCCAGCTTCGATCAATACCGCAGTTTCGAGCACCGAGGCGATCATTTTCGTCACCTTTGCCAAGCTCTATAG
- a CDS encoding response regulator transcription factor, with the protein MLSLDLMSHTLDAELSTKARILVVEDEAVIRDMIVMGLEEEGYEVFFADNGRTGLNMLQNPEFNAPDMPLDLVILDIMLPEVNGLDLCRFLRYQGNTIPILVLSAKASETDRVLGLEVGADDYLTKPFSLRELVARCRALLRRQQFIRSTPKNSVRQFKDISLFPEECRVTVRGEEVSLSPKEYRLLELFMSYPRRVWSRDQLIEQVWGADFLGDTKTVDVHIRWLREKLELDPSQPEYLITVRGFGYRFG; encoded by the coding sequence ATGCTCTCCCTTGATTTGATGTCACATACCCTAGATGCTGAGCTATCGACGAAAGCACGGATCCTAGTAGTGGAGGACGAGGCAGTCATTCGTGACATGATTGTGATGGGTTTAGAGGAAGAAGGCTATGAGGTCTTTTTTGCGGATAATGGCCGCACAGGCTTGAATATGCTGCAAAATCCAGAATTCAATGCCCCGGATATGCCTCTGGATTTGGTGATCCTAGATATTATGTTGCCGGAGGTGAATGGCTTAGATCTATGTCGTTTTTTGAGATATCAGGGAAACACAATTCCGATTTTAGTTCTAAGTGCCAAGGCGAGTGAGACAGACCGGGTATTGGGCCTAGAGGTGGGCGCGGATGATTATTTAACCAAGCCGTTTAGTCTGCGGGAGTTGGTGGCCCGGTGCCGTGCGCTGTTGCGGCGTCAGCAGTTTATCCGGAGCACGCCTAAAAATTCGGTACGTCAGTTTAAGGATATTTCTTTGTTCCCGGAGGAGTGTCGGGTGACAGTGCGGGGTGAGGAAGTGAGTTTGTCGCCCAAGGAATATCGTTTATTGGAATTGTTTATGAGCTATCCGCGCCGGGTCTGGTCACGGGATCAGTTAATTGAACAGGTTTGGGGTGCTGATTTTCTAGGGGATACAAAAACGGTAGATGTGCATATCCGCTGGTTACGGGAAAAGTTAGAGTTAGATCCGAGTCAGCCGGAATATTTAATCACAGTGCGGGGCTTTGGCTATCGATTTGGTTAG
- a CDS encoding GAF domain-containing protein: MFDRSLNRVNERLNRTLTRNQLLQQATDQTRWQLRVSRVVIYYFYREWKGQVIIESLSQSEFSILGSTGADDCFNGDYAQRYLQGRILQITDIEASDFDPCHLDFLRSIRVRADLVAPIIVDQRLWGLLAAHHHEVRTWLAEEVEFVRQQAQTLAGDLQLMD; this comes from the coding sequence ATGTTTGATCGAAGTCTTAATCGAGTGAACGAGCGATTAAATCGCACCCTGACTCGTAATCAATTGCTACAACAGGCCACTGATCAAACACGCTGGCAACTCCGGGTGAGTCGGGTTGTCATTTATTATTTCTACCGGGAATGGAAAGGGCAGGTGATCATTGAATCCCTGAGCCAGAGTGAATTTTCGATTTTAGGCTCGACGGGGGCCGATGATTGTTTTAATGGTGATTATGCCCAACGGTATCTCCAAGGCAGAATCCTACAAATTACAGATATTGAGGCAAGTGATTTTGACCCTTGTCACCTGGACTTTTTACGATCAATTCGGGTGCGGGCCGATCTGGTTGCGCCAATCATCGTCGATCAACGTTTGTGGGGACTGTTAGCGGCTCATCACCATGAAGTCCGGACTTGGCTAGCGGAGGAGGTGGAGTTTGTGCGACAACAGGCGCAAACCCTAGCTGGTGATTTACAACTCATGGACTAA
- the petH gene encoding ferredoxin--NADP reductase yields MYGITSTANSTGNQSYANRLFIYEVVGLGGDGRNENSLVRKSGTTFITVPYARMNQEMQRITKLGGKIVSIRPAEDAAQIVSEGQSSAQASAQSPMASSTKIVHPKTTDTSVPVNIYRPKTPFLGKCIENYELVDEGGSGTVRHVTFDISEGDLRYLEGQSIGIIPPGEDKNGKPHKLRLYSIASTRHGDMEDNKTVSLCVRQLEYQDPESGETVYGVCSTYLCNLPVGTDDVKITGPVGKEMLLPDDEDATVVMLATGTGIAPFRAFLWRMFKEQHEDYKFKGKAWLIFGVPYTANILYKDDFEKMAAENPDNFRLTYAISREQKTADGGKVYVQSRVSEYADELFEMIQKPNTHVYMCGLKGMQPPIDETFTAEAEKRGLNWEEMRRSMKKEHRWHVEVY; encoded by the coding sequence ATGTACGGTATCACTAGCACAGCAAACTCTACTGGAAATCAATCCTACGCCAATCGTCTGTTTATCTACGAAGTTGTTGGTCTGGGTGGCGACGGTCGTAACGAAAACTCCCTCGTTCGTAAAAGTGGCACCACATTTATTACTGTGCCCTATGCCAGAATGAACCAGGAAATGCAACGCATTACCAAACTGGGAGGCAAAATCGTTAGTATCCGTCCCGCAGAAGATGCAGCCCAGATTGTGAGTGAAGGCCAGTCCTCCGCCCAAGCATCTGCACAATCTCCTATGGCTTCTTCGACAAAAATCGTTCACCCCAAAACCACCGACACCTCAGTTCCAGTTAATATTTATCGCCCGAAGACCCCCTTCCTCGGCAAATGTATCGAAAACTACGAGCTTGTTGACGAAGGCGGCAGCGGCACCGTGCGTCACGTAACCTTCGATATTTCCGAAGGCGATCTGCGCTACCTAGAAGGTCAAAGTATTGGGATTATTCCTCCCGGTGAAGACAAAAACGGGAAACCCCACAAGCTCAGACTCTATTCCATCGCCTCTACCCGTCATGGCGATATGGAAGACAACAAGACCGTCTCCCTCTGTGTTCGTCAACTCGAATACCAAGATCCCGAATCTGGCGAAACAGTTTATGGTGTGTGCTCCACCTATCTCTGTAATCTTCCTGTCGGCACAGATGACGTCAAGATCACTGGCCCCGTTGGGAAAGAAATGCTGCTGCCCGATGACGAAGACGCAACTGTCGTCATGCTCGCTACCGGCACTGGGATTGCACCTTTCCGGGCTTTCCTCTGGCGGATGTTCAAAGAGCAGCACGAAGACTACAAATTTAAAGGCAAGGCATGGCTCATCTTCGGTGTCCCCTATACTGCCAATATCCTTTATAAAGACGACTTCGAAAAAATGGCCGCGGAAAATCCTGACAACTTCCGCCTAACCTACGCCATTAGCCGCGAACAGAAGACCGCCGATGGTGGCAAGGTTTACGTTCAAAGCCGCGTTAGCGAATATGCTGATGAACTCTTTGAGATGATTCAAAAACCCAATACCCATGTTTATATGTGTGGTCTCAAGGGCATGCAACCCCCCATTGACGAAACCTTTACCGCCGAAGCAGAGAAGCGTGGTCTCAATTGGGAAGAAATGCGCCGCTCCATGAAAAAAGAACACCGTTGGCATGTGGAAGTTTACTAA
- a CDS encoding NAD(P)H-quinone oxidoreductase subunit 5: MEPLYQYAWLIPVLPLLGAMVIGIGLISLNKFTNKLRQLNAVFVLSLIGTSMALSFGLLWSQIQGHEAFTYTLEWAAAGDFHLQMGYTVDHLSALMSVIVTTVALLVMIYTDGYMAHDPGYVRFYAYLSIFSSSMLGLVFSPNLVQVYIFWELVGMCSYLLIGFWYDRKAAADACQKAFVTNRVGDFGLLLGMLGLYWATGSFEFDLMGDRLMDLVSTGQISSLLAIVFAVLVFLGPVAKSAQFPLHVWLPDAMEGPTPISALIHAATMVAAGVFLVARMYPVFEPIPEAMNVIAWTGATTAFLGATIALTQNDIKKGLAYSTMSQLGYMVMAMGIGGYTAGLFHLMTHAYFKAMLFLGSGSVIHGMEEVVGHNAVLAQDMRLMGGLRKYMPITATTFLIGTLAICGIPPFAGFWSKDEILGLAFEANPVLWFIGWATAGMTAFYMFRMYFLTFEGEFRGTDQQLQEKLLTAAGQAPEEGHHGSKPHESPLTMTFPLMALAVPSVLIGLLGVPWGNRFEAFVFSPNEAAEAAEHGFELTEFLIMGGNSVGIALIGITIASLMYLQQRIDPARLAEKFPVLYQLSLNKWYFDDIYNNVFVMGTRRLARQILEVDYRVVDGAVNLTGIATLLSGEGLKYIENGRVQFYALIVFGAVLGFVIFFSVA, translated from the coding sequence ATGGAACCGCTTTATCAATATGCATGGTTGATTCCGGTGCTGCCTCTGTTGGGGGCAATGGTTATCGGGATCGGCTTAATCTCCTTAAACAAATTCACGAACAAGCTACGGCAACTCAATGCGGTATTTGTTCTGTCGCTCATCGGCACTTCGATGGCCCTCTCTTTTGGGCTACTCTGGAGTCAAATTCAGGGTCATGAAGCCTTTACCTACACCCTAGAATGGGCGGCGGCAGGCGATTTTCATCTGCAGATGGGCTATACCGTGGATCACCTGAGTGCCTTGATGTCGGTGATCGTAACCACGGTGGCCTTGCTGGTGATGATCTATACCGATGGTTACATGGCCCACGATCCGGGTTATGTCCGTTTTTATGCTTATTTGAGCATTTTTAGCTCGTCGATGTTGGGCTTGGTGTTTAGCCCAAACCTTGTGCAGGTTTACATTTTCTGGGAATTGGTGGGGATGTGTTCCTACCTCCTGATTGGCTTCTGGTATGACCGCAAGGCGGCGGCCGATGCTTGCCAAAAGGCTTTTGTCACAAACCGTGTCGGCGATTTTGGTCTCTTGCTGGGGATGCTCGGTCTCTATTGGGCCACGGGCAGTTTTGAGTTTGATCTGATGGGCGATCGCCTGATGGATCTCGTCTCGACGGGGCAAATCAGCTCTCTCCTGGCCATTGTCTTTGCTGTACTTGTGTTCCTTGGCCCTGTGGCTAAATCCGCCCAATTTCCGCTCCATGTGTGGCTCCCCGATGCCATGGAAGGGCCAACCCCCATTTCCGCTTTGATCCACGCGGCGACCATGGTTGCTGCTGGAGTGTTCCTCGTGGCGCGGATGTATCCCGTGTTTGAGCCGATCCCAGAGGCGATGAATGTCATTGCCTGGACGGGGGCAACCACCGCTTTTCTAGGGGCGACCATTGCCTTAACCCAAAACGACATCAAAAAAGGTCTTGCCTATTCCACCATGTCCCAGTTGGGCTACATGGTGATGGCCATGGGGATCGGTGGCTACACCGCTGGGTTGTTTCACCTGATGACCCATGCCTACTTCAAAGCGATGCTCTTCTTGGGTTCCGGTTCTGTCATCCATGGTATGGAAGAGGTGGTCGGCCATAATGCTGTGCTGGCCCAGGATATGCGGCTGATGGGTGGCCTGCGAAAATATATGCCCATCACTGCCACAACGTTTCTCATTGGGACCCTCGCTATCTGTGGGATCCCGCCCTTTGCTGGTTTCTGGTCAAAGGACGAAATTTTGGGCCTGGCGTTTGAGGCCAATCCTGTGCTCTGGTTCATTGGTTGGGCCACCGCTGGCATGACCGCTTTTTATATGTTCCGGATGTACTTCCTGACCTTTGAAGGGGAGTTTCGCGGCACGGATCAGCAACTGCAAGAAAAGCTCCTGACGGCGGCAGGTCAAGCCCCCGAAGAAGGCCACCATGGCTCTAAGCCCCACGAGTCTCCTTTGACGATGACTTTCCCGTTGATGGCTTTGGCAGTTCCGTCGGTATTGATCGGTTTGCTGGGGGTTCCCTGGGGTAATCGGTTTGAAGCTTTTGTCTTTTCTCCCAACGAAGCAGCAGAGGCCGCTGAGCATGGTTTTGAATTGACAGAATTTTTGATCATGGGTGGTAATTCTGTGGGGATCGCCCTCATTGGGATTACCATTGCCTCGCTGATGTATCTCCAGCAGAGAATTGATCCGGCTCGTTTGGCCGAAAAATTCCCGGTGTTGTATCAGTTGTCTTTGAACAAATGGTACTTCGACGATATCTACAACAATGTTTTTGTGATGGGTACCCGGCGCTTAGCCCGACAAATCCTTGAGGTGGACTATCGCGTCGTCGATGGGGCCGTAAACCTCACGGGGATCGCCACTCTCCTGAGTGGTGAGGGCTTGAAATACATTGAAAATGGCCGCGTCCAGTTCTATGCGCTCATTGTGTTTGGGGCGGTGCTAGGCTTCGTCATTTTCTTTAGTGTGGCCTAG
- the sipA gene encoding regulatory protein SipA, with the protein MAEFKQGTQVKLTQLPPYLKTADPMPMLRPADLLAVGAVGTLGDRRPGGYWAVKFERGSFLLEETYLAVATGTA; encoded by the coding sequence ATGGCTGAATTTAAACAAGGAACCCAGGTAAAGCTGACACAGTTGCCTCCCTATCTCAAGACCGCAGACCCGATGCCGATGTTGCGTCCGGCGGATTTATTGGCGGTGGGGGCGGTTGGCACCCTAGGCGATCGCCGCCCTGGTGGTTATTGGGCGGTTAAGTTCGAGCGGGGCTCTTTTTTGCTTGAAGAAACCTATCTAGCAGTCGCCACTGGGACGGCCTAA
- a CDS encoding NAD(P)/FAD-dependent oxidoreductase translates to MLRLTEIKLPLDHSPEAIAQAICQKLKIQPDDLLEYQIFKRSYDARKKSNIYLVYIFDVHTTKDQALLKRFKKDPHVLPTPDMSYKMVAQAPADCATRPIVIGMGPCGMFAGLMLAKMGFRPIVLERGKTVNERTKDTFNFWKKKGEFNPESNAQFGEGGAGTFSDGKLYSQVRDRHHYKRKVLEEFVAAGANPEILYIAKPHIGTFKLVGIVQSIRKTIESLGGEIRFQSKVKTLELENHQVKGVTLENGEFIPSSHVVLAMGHSARDTFQMLHDQGVYIEPKPFSIGFRIEHPQPLIDECRYGEFAGNKILGAADYKLVHHCQNGRSVYSFCMCPGGLVIGATSEAGKVVTNGMSQYSRNERNANAGIVVGITPEEDFPGHPLAGIDLQRKLEARAFELGGGDYSAPGQLVGDFLAGCSSESLGKVKPSYAPGVKLTDLSTALPDYAIEAIREALPAFDKQIKGFAMAEAMLTGVETRTSSPIRIKRGKDYQSINTQGLYPAGEGAGYAGGILSAAIDGVKVAEAIALDIVNE, encoded by the coding sequence ATGCTTCGTCTTACGGAAATCAAACTGCCCCTCGACCACAGCCCAGAGGCGATCGCCCAGGCCATTTGCCAGAAGTTAAAAATTCAGCCGGATGACTTGCTGGAATATCAGATTTTTAAACGCAGCTACGATGCCCGTAAAAAGAGCAATATTTACCTCGTCTACATCTTTGATGTGCACACCACGAAGGATCAAGCTTTGCTAAAACGCTTCAAAAAAGATCCCCATGTGCTCCCCACTCCAGACATGAGTTACAAAATGGTGGCCCAAGCACCGGCAGATTGTGCGACGCGGCCCATCGTCATCGGCATGGGGCCTTGTGGGATGTTTGCGGGATTAATGCTAGCCAAAATGGGCTTTCGGCCGATTGTGTTAGAACGGGGAAAAACCGTCAATGAGCGCACCAAAGACACCTTTAATTTCTGGAAAAAGAAGGGAGAATTTAACCCCGAATCTAATGCTCAATTTGGAGAAGGAGGCGCAGGGACATTCTCCGATGGGAAGCTCTACAGCCAGGTGCGCGATCGCCACCATTACAAACGCAAAGTCCTCGAAGAATTCGTCGCCGCCGGGGCCAATCCCGAAATCCTCTACATCGCCAAGCCCCACATCGGCACCTTTAAACTCGTGGGCATCGTCCAAAGCATTCGCAAAACCATCGAATCCCTCGGCGGCGAAATTCGTTTCCAAAGCAAGGTCAAAACCCTCGAACTAGAAAACCATCAGGTCAAAGGCGTCACCCTCGAAAATGGCGAATTTATTCCCAGTTCCCACGTGGTGCTGGCCATGGGCCACAGTGCGCGGGATACCTTCCAAATGCTCCATGACCAGGGCGTTTACATCGAACCCAAGCCCTTTTCCATTGGCTTTCGCATTGAACATCCCCAACCCCTGATCGATGAATGTCGCTACGGGGAATTTGCTGGCAATAAGATTCTCGGTGCCGCCGATTACAAGCTCGTCCACCACTGTCAAAATGGGCGCTCGGTCTATAGCTTTTGTATGTGTCCGGGGGGATTGGTGATTGGGGCCACCTCCGAGGCAGGCAAAGTCGTCACCAACGGCATGAGCCAATATTCCCGCAACGAACGTAACGCCAATGCGGGGATCGTTGTCGGCATTACCCCAGAAGAGGATTTTCCAGGTCATCCCCTCGCAGGCATTGATCTCCAACGAAAATTAGAAGCCAGGGCCTTTGAACTGGGTGGTGGTGATTACAGCGCGCCGGGTCAACTGGTGGGGGACTTCCTCGCGGGTTGTTCTTCTGAGTCGTTGGGCAAAGTAAAACCTTCCTATGCCCCGGGAGTTAAGCTAACGGATCTCAGCACCGCGCTCCCGGACTACGCCATCGAAGCGATTCGGGAAGCTCTACCCGCTTTTGACAAACAAATTAAGGGGTTTGCCATGGCTGAGGCGATGTTAACGGGGGTGGAAACGCGCACCTCTTCGCCAATTCGCATTAAACGGGGCAAAGATTACCAAAGTATTAATACCCAGGGCCTCTATCCTGCGGGGGAGGGAGCTGGTTATGCAGGGGGCATTCTCTCGGCAGCCATTGATGGGGTCAAAGTGGCGGAGGCGATCGCCTTAGATATTGTCAATGAGTAA